The Methyloferula stellata AR4 genome includes a window with the following:
- a CDS encoding GlxA family transcriptional regulator, which translates to MPSKTAKPAREGRRKIVIVAYERAKLLDVCGALQAFSDARQEDGHSAYQVAVVSEAGGLVATDTGLMLQTARLDETTLQSVDTLLVVGFDPAMPPVTTASLRARLANYLDRPRRLGSICTGAFILAELGVLDGLEATTHWIVCNRLKQEHPAIKVNPDAIFVTSGRIWTSAGVSAGIDMALAMIEDDLGHLAALDVARGMVLFLKRPGGQSQFSVELRQQMRDARGRFEDLHDWIRNNLEADLSVQTLAEVARMSPRNFARVYLRETGESPARAVEKLRTEAARRLLESAHDPIQVVARRAGFGDDERMRRAFVKAYGVSPQDYRGRFGRLQD; encoded by the coding sequence ATGCCCTCAAAAACTGCCAAACCTGCCCGGGAAGGCCGGCGCAAGATCGTCATAGTCGCTTACGAGCGCGCAAAGTTGCTGGATGTATGCGGTGCGTTGCAGGCTTTCAGCGACGCTCGCCAGGAAGATGGTCATTCCGCCTATCAGGTAGCTGTGGTGTCCGAGGCGGGCGGCCTCGTCGCCACCGATACCGGTCTGATGCTGCAAACCGCGCGGCTTGATGAAACCACGCTCCAATCCGTCGACACGCTGCTTGTTGTAGGCTTCGACCCAGCAATGCCGCCTGTCACCACGGCTTCGCTGCGAGCCCGTCTCGCAAACTATCTGGACCGGCCGCGTCGGCTGGGTTCTATCTGTACCGGCGCGTTCATCCTTGCCGAACTCGGTGTTCTGGACGGTCTCGAAGCAACGACGCACTGGATCGTTTGCAACCGGCTTAAGCAGGAGCACCCAGCGATAAAGGTTAACCCCGACGCGATTTTTGTCACGTCGGGCCGCATCTGGACGTCGGCCGGGGTTTCTGCCGGAATAGACATGGCGTTAGCGATGATTGAGGACGATCTGGGCCACCTCGCAGCGCTCGACGTAGCCCGTGGGATGGTTCTTTTTCTCAAGCGACCGGGCGGCCAGTCGCAATTCAGCGTCGAGTTGCGTCAACAGATGCGCGATGCGCGCGGCCGGTTCGAGGACCTTCATGATTGGATTCGGAACAATCTCGAAGCGGACTTGTCCGTTCAGACACTGGCGGAAGTGGCTCGGATGAGCCCGCGCAATTTCGCTCGTGTCTATCTTCGCGAGACCGGGGAAAGCCCCGCACGGGCTGTTGAGAAGCTCCGCACAGAAGCGGCCAGACGCCTCCTCGAATCTGCACACGATCCAATCCAGGTCGTCGCGCGTCGGGCCGGCTTTGGCGATGACGAGCGCATGCGTCGCGCATTCGTTAAAGCCTATGGTGTGTCTCCACAGGATTATCGCGGTCGCTTCGGACGCCTGCAGGATTGA
- a CDS encoding metal-dependent phosphohydrolase, with translation MIADIKAPDSSIARQAEELARSASNDILFNHVMRCYWFGELFARQEGTKVDSELMFLSTVLHDLGLTDHAFGPHRFEIEGAGAARTFLVDRGVSEDRAQKVWDNIALHTWDMNQFRGDTSRLMQRGLAYDVSGVEGAQLDPADVAEVVRRYPRLNFKRAFNAMLSHDVDCKDPYPHWFHICSRIAHNRSPLTIVDAPVVLDWAPFDE, from the coding sequence ATGATCGCAGATATCAAGGCTCCGGACTCCAGCATTGCCCGCCAGGCCGAGGAGCTTGCTCGTTCTGCGTCCAATGACATTCTCTTCAACCACGTCATGCGCTGCTACTGGTTCGGCGAGCTTTTCGCGCGGCAGGAAGGAACGAAGGTCGACAGCGAGTTGATGTTTCTTTCGACCGTGCTGCACGATCTCGGTCTTACCGACCATGCTTTCGGCCCGCACCGCTTCGAGATTGAGGGCGCCGGAGCGGCACGGACGTTCCTCGTCGACCGGGGTGTTTCGGAGGACCGAGCCCAGAAAGTCTGGGACAACATCGCGCTACACACCTGGGACATGAATCAATTCAGAGGCGATACCAGCCGCTTGATGCAGCGTGGGCTCGCCTACGATGTCTCTGGTGTGGAGGGTGCGCAGCTCGACCCTGCTGATGTGGCCGAGGTGGTCCGCCGGTATCCGAGGCTGAATTTCAAGCGTGCATTTAACGCAATGCTTAGCCATGATGTGGACTGTAAGGATCCGTACCCGCACTGGTTCCACATCTGCTCCCGCATTGCGCATAATAGGTCGCCGCTCACCATTGTGGACGCGCCGGTTGTTTTGGATTGGGCACCCTTCGATGAGTGA
- a CDS encoding carbonic anhydrase: MTKYSEFEFRTQPWFDPAWFDRSKFQGFSHFIPMKTIVIHCFDPRASEIPQAVADYFGDEVYPGENILNEDGYRVGNTRTLFAVSNAGGRALSALQSVATMDYLFQVQKVVVVHHSFCGATAFTPDTLVGDFHDHHHADISTMFDHDSLAITNFEESIKHDVKLLRSSPAVPKNIKLYGFFYEMNSGKLTEVVKDIPA; the protein is encoded by the coding sequence ATGACGAAATACAGCGAATTCGAATTCAGAACACAACCGTGGTTTGACCCTGCTTGGTTTGACCGGTCCAAATTCCAGGGATTTAGTCACTTCATCCCAATGAAGACCATTGTGATTCACTGCTTCGACCCGCGGGCCTCCGAGATCCCGCAGGCTGTCGCCGACTATTTCGGGGATGAGGTCTATCCCGGAGAGAATATTCTCAACGAAGATGGTTATCGGGTCGGCAACACACGGACGTTATTCGCTGTATCAAACGCCGGCGGCCGCGCGCTTTCAGCCCTACAATCGGTCGCCACCATGGACTATCTATTCCAAGTACAGAAAGTTGTCGTGGTGCACCACTCCTTCTGCGGCGCGACCGCTTTCACACCCGACACGCTTGTCGGCGACTTTCACGATCACCATCACGCTGATATTTCAACGATGTTCGATCATGACAGCCTCGCAATTACAAACTTCGAGGAATCGATCAAACATGACGTCAAGTTGCTTCGTTCCAGCCCAGCGGTTCCGAAGAATATCAAGCTCTACGGCTTCTTCTACGAGATGAATTCCGGAAAATTGACCGAAGTGGTGAAAGACATTCCCGCGTAG
- a CDS encoding NmrA family NAD(P)-binding protein, translating into MSEADILVSGATGRTGSAAIDELLKMGKRVRGYVRSDDERAAALRERGVDIAVGDFTDIDHIRAAMEGVGAAYFLHPIAPGIVAAAAYFTQAATEAGVTAIVNMSQISARRESTSHAAQDHWISERVFDWSGVATTHLRPTFFADWLVYPHFAREIWAKKKIEFPFGDGRHAPIATDDQGRVIAHILAEPKGHEGKIYTLHGPVEMDHTEIAAAMSKVLGAQIVYAPTSIEEFKQKMVQLYKFPPFLVQHLVEVAQNYREGIFAGTNDAVQRITGTPALSVPAFIEKYRSAFV; encoded by the coding sequence GTGAGCGAAGCCGACATTCTCGTAAGCGGAGCGACGGGACGGACCGGGAGCGCTGCCATCGACGAACTGTTGAAGATGGGCAAGCGCGTGCGGGGGTATGTGCGCTCGGACGACGAGCGGGCGGCAGCCCTCCGTGAGCGCGGGGTCGACATCGCGGTCGGCGATTTCACCGACATCGATCACATCCGTGCGGCGATGGAAGGCGTCGGCGCGGCCTATTTTCTGCATCCGATCGCGCCGGGAATCGTCGCCGCCGCCGCCTATTTCACCCAAGCCGCGACGGAGGCGGGCGTTACCGCGATCGTGAACATGTCCCAGATCTCGGCGCGCCGAGAATCGACGAGCCACGCCGCGCAGGACCATTGGATTTCCGAACGGGTCTTCGACTGGTCCGGAGTCGCAACGACGCATCTGCGCCCAACCTTTTTCGCCGACTGGCTCGTTTATCCGCACTTCGCGCGGGAGATCTGGGCAAAAAAGAAGATCGAATTCCCCTTCGGGGATGGGCGTCACGCGCCCATCGCAACTGACGACCAGGGGCGGGTTATCGCCCATATCCTCGCCGAACCAAAAGGCCACGAGGGTAAGATCTACACTCTCCATGGCCCGGTCGAGATGGACCATACCGAGATCGCCGCCGCCATGAGCAAGGTGCTCGGCGCGCAGATCGTGTACGCGCCGACATCGATCGAGGAATTCAAACAGAAAATGGTGCAACTCTACAAGTTTCCGCCGTTCCTGGTGCAGCATCTCGTCGAGGTAGCTCAGAACTACCGCGAGGGTATTTTCGCGGGCACGAACGACGCTGTCCAGAGGATCACCGGGACGCCTGCGCTTTCGGTACCGGCCTTCATCGAAAAGTACCGGAGCGCCTTTGTTTAG
- a CDS encoding response regulator produces the protein MSEKAIRVLLVDDHAVVREGYRTLLTKHEGLTVIGEACDAASAYQCYKDMQPDVVIMDISMPGRGGIDAIEHIRKLDADARILVFTMHGGAMYALQAFRAGARGYVTKSSPPDLLVNAVHDVAEGRVTICPEISEVLALQQVQEEGTGLQRLSPREFEIFRMILHAKSTDDIAAALNVSRKTVANYHYSIKSKLGVASDIELLYFGLRQGLVGPWSTPLG, from the coding sequence ATGAGCGAAAAAGCCATTCGCGTACTCCTCGTCGATGACCATGCTGTCGTTCGCGAGGGCTACCGCACCCTCCTCACGAAACACGAAGGGCTGACCGTCATCGGCGAAGCATGCGATGCGGCCTCCGCCTATCAGTGCTACAAGGATATGCAACCGGATGTTGTCATCATGGATATCTCGATGCCAGGTCGTGGAGGCATCGATGCTATCGAGCATATCCGCAAACTCGATGCCGACGCGCGTATACTCGTCTTCACGATGCACGGCGGGGCTATGTATGCCTTGCAGGCCTTTCGTGCCGGAGCTAGGGGCTACGTGACCAAGAGCAGCCCTCCCGATCTGCTCGTAAACGCGGTTCACGACGTTGCCGAGGGCCGAGTAACCATTTGCCCTGAGATCAGCGAGGTACTAGCGCTTCAACAGGTGCAGGAGGAAGGGACGGGGCTACAGCGTCTCTCACCGCGCGAGTTTGAGATTTTCCGCATGATCCTCCACGCAAAATCGACCGATGATATCGCAGCCGCACTTAATGTCAGCCGCAAGACTGTGGCGAACTATCACTACAGTATCAAGTCGAAGCTCGGAGTAGCTTCTGACATCGAGCTTCTTTATTTCGGCTTACGGCAGGGTCTAGTCGGGCCCTGGTCTACCCCTCTCGGGTGA
- a CDS encoding sensor histidine kinase, translating to MVNSPNLDLRWSLTLRVLAAALFCFLITAALTLLETYHDVRQVNENVADIIAKQLQVQLFRIDSNIETPSRFPDWDPVSEQVQSPGQCIQFIRSDGSLGRSSCLGFNRGSAILPSWFSSLGTWLITTRTDVARPISYHGKFPGTLVVTTDPTAAVAAIWKEVSGLLGFTALVIGAICVMQYVAISQALRPTKDILVGLDKLALGDLSSRLPNFRLIELQRISEVFNTLAASLDQTTRERTALAAKLVDGQEQERRHLARELHDELAQTLSVISAGAASIRATAEAECPALVPEADNLSQTSMAMMRSLRITLQTLRPPEIDDFGLAASLAALARDQERRASGKLKISLEIDGDLQALPPTSASHVYRIVQEGLTNICKHANASLARVDLSFRREAEEQTARHRRWLTLTIEDNGYGRVDRGIAEEGSRLGLIGMRERVMALGGQLNVINLPHQGLKLHAMIPFETPAELIQ from the coding sequence GTGGTAAACTCGCCGAATCTCGATCTCAGATGGTCGCTGACGCTCCGCGTCTTGGCAGCCGCGCTGTTTTGTTTTCTCATCACAGCCGCACTCACGTTGCTCGAAACCTATCATGACGTTCGGCAGGTCAATGAAAACGTAGCTGATATCATTGCCAAGCAGCTGCAAGTCCAATTGTTCCGCATCGACTCAAATATCGAAACTCCATCACGGTTTCCCGATTGGGACCCCGTAAGTGAACAAGTTCAAAGTCCAGGCCAATGCATACAATTTATAAGATCAGACGGAAGCCTTGGGCGATCAAGTTGTCTTGGTTTTAATCGAGGTAGTGCTATCCTACCAAGCTGGTTTTCGTCCTTAGGCACCTGGCTTATCACCACACGTACTGACGTTGCGCGCCCTATTTCCTACCATGGGAAATTTCCTGGGACCCTGGTCGTCACCACTGACCCCACCGCCGCTGTAGCCGCGATTTGGAAAGAGGTTTCTGGACTCCTGGGTTTCACTGCACTGGTCATCGGCGCGATTTGTGTGATGCAGTACGTAGCGATTAGCCAGGCTCTCCGCCCCACGAAAGATATCTTAGTCGGACTCGATAAGTTAGCGCTTGGCGACTTATCCAGTCGCCTGCCAAATTTCCGACTTATAGAACTGCAGCGCATAAGCGAAGTCTTCAACACGCTTGCGGCAAGCCTCGATCAGACGACGCGTGAGCGAACAGCGCTGGCAGCAAAACTCGTCGACGGGCAAGAACAAGAGCGTCGTCATTTGGCGCGGGAACTTCATGATGAACTCGCGCAAACCTTGAGCGTCATAAGTGCAGGCGCGGCATCAATCAGGGCAACCGCCGAAGCCGAGTGCCCCGCGCTCGTGCCCGAAGCGGACAATCTCTCGCAAACATCTATGGCCATGATGAGGTCTCTGCGTATCACCTTGCAGACCCTCCGCCCGCCCGAGATCGATGACTTTGGGCTCGCCGCCAGTCTTGCGGCTTTGGCGAGGGATCAAGAACGACGTGCTAGCGGGAAATTAAAAATATCGCTTGAGATTGATGGCGATCTCCAAGCTCTGCCACCGACATCGGCGTCGCATGTCTATCGAATTGTCCAAGAGGGTCTTACCAACATCTGCAAACATGCGAATGCGAGTCTGGCTCGCGTCGATCTCAGCTTTCGAAGAGAAGCCGAGGAACAGACGGCTCGCCATCGGCGCTGGCTAACGCTGACGATCGAAGACAATGGATATGGACGGGTCGACCGTGGCATAGCTGAGGAAGGGAGCAGGCTAGGATTAATTGGCATGCGTGAACGTGTGATGGCACTCGGCGGACAGCTAAACGTCATCAACCTCCCGCATCAAGGCCTCAAGCTCCATGCTATGATTCCGTTCGAGACGCCAGCGGAGCTCATACAATGA
- a CDS encoding LysR family transcriptional regulator: protein MLYDTVLLRTFAAICDVGSFTKAAREVNLTQSAVSLHVKRLEDQIGSSLFVRNTHGVGLTEHGEVLLSYARRILALHKEAEYRLGRDGGGLIRIGAPEYFDLRTLSSLLGQFAARYPAVRLQIELGIGPDISALLDEGELDIAIISREIGEGDGVFLCRERRVWAAGRGMQLDPEKPAPLALYPPHFRWRQLALEQLDRAGRTWTVVLQSAGTAGILAALDAGLAITMFPEYGLPNKLKSLGSAEALPTLPDFEFVLRRGRRSSLAADHLADMIINFFQLSTTLSARNGMYYDEHSHYLLRTGLNA from the coding sequence ATGCTTTACGACACCGTCCTCTTGCGGACCTTCGCCGCCATTTGCGATGTCGGCAGCTTTACCAAGGCAGCGCGTGAGGTAAACCTCACCCAATCTGCGGTAAGTCTTCACGTTAAACGCCTGGAAGATCAGATCGGTTCGTCCCTCTTCGTGCGCAATACGCATGGTGTTGGCTTGACCGAGCATGGTGAAGTTCTTTTGTCCTATGCGCGGCGCATACTTGCTTTGCACAAGGAAGCTGAATATCGCCTCGGTCGCGATGGTGGCGGCCTGATCCGGATCGGTGCGCCAGAGTATTTTGATCTTCGCACTTTATCATCTTTGCTTGGGCAATTCGCCGCCCGCTATCCTGCAGTCCGGCTGCAAATCGAGCTCGGCATAGGTCCTGACATCTCAGCCCTTTTAGACGAGGGTGAACTCGATATCGCGATCATTAGCCGTGAAATCGGAGAAGGCGACGGCGTCTTCCTATGCCGCGAGCGCCGCGTCTGGGCCGCTGGACGGGGGATGCAGCTCGACCCGGAAAAGCCAGCGCCACTCGCATTATATCCTCCACACTTTAGGTGGCGGCAACTGGCTTTGGAACAACTCGATCGGGCCGGCAGGACATGGACGGTCGTGCTTCAGAGCGCGGGTACAGCAGGCATCCTCGCCGCGCTCGACGCCGGCCTCGCGATAACGATGTTTCCGGAATATGGCTTACCCAATAAGCTGAAATCGCTCGGCAGCGCCGAAGCCTTGCCAACACTGCCCGATTTCGAATTCGTGCTGCGACGCGGTCGGAGAAGCTCCCTCGCGGCAGATCATCTCGCCGACATGATCATTAACTTCTTTCAGCTCTCAACAACCCTTAGCGCCAGAAACGGGATGTATTACGACGAGCACTCTCATTATCTTCTGCGGACCGGCCTCAATGCCTAG
- a CDS encoding aromatic ring-hydroxylating dioxygenase subunit alpha: protein MDINSLIDVDRGLIGRSIFVDPRIYEQEGKMVFARCWMYLCHESQIPRPGDFCTAYIGEDPVIAWRDTQGTVRAFLNICRHRGNRLCRADSGNAAAFTCAYHGWTYGNDGSLKGVPHQQASYPDGFEREQWPLIGVAQLESYKGLVFATFDASAPPLREYLGEMAWYLDAIFDRRDGGVEVFPGVHKWAVPCNWKFAAENFAGDSYHGPWSHRSGMSAGFSARRPRPNDVDRFHLSPGNGHCLMARQPDDASDSPEVVAYEKEVRPEVRERLGRRIDLVRPAAGTVFPNFSFVRGTANSIRVWHPRGPEQIEIWSWIFVDKLAPPHVKEAVRLAGLRSFGPAGTFEQDDIDNWQECTQTARGVASRNHFLNMQMGLGRERFDQELGAWTSEFCISESNHRHFYRRWAKMMDTTDWSDL, encoded by the coding sequence ATGGACATTAACAGTCTCATCGACGTCGACCGCGGCCTCATTGGCCGATCCATCTTTGTCGATCCGAGGATCTATGAGCAGGAAGGTAAGATGGTGTTTGCCCGATGCTGGATGTATCTGTGCCATGAAAGCCAGATTCCCCGGCCGGGCGACTTCTGCACAGCTTACATAGGGGAAGATCCGGTCATTGCGTGGCGGGATACCCAGGGCACCGTTCGGGCTTTCCTCAATATTTGCCGCCATCGGGGCAATCGCCTTTGCCGGGCCGACAGTGGAAACGCGGCGGCGTTCACTTGCGCCTACCACGGCTGGACCTACGGCAACGACGGCAGCCTGAAGGGAGTTCCACATCAGCAAGCGTCTTATCCTGATGGCTTCGAAAGAGAGCAATGGCCATTGATCGGCGTAGCTCAATTGGAAAGCTACAAAGGGTTGGTCTTCGCTACCTTTGACGCTTCCGCGCCGCCATTGCGTGAGTACCTCGGTGAGATGGCATGGTATCTGGACGCGATCTTCGACCGGCGTGACGGCGGAGTCGAAGTATTTCCCGGCGTGCACAAATGGGCAGTTCCTTGCAATTGGAAGTTCGCTGCCGAGAACTTCGCTGGCGATAGCTACCACGGACCTTGGTCGCACCGATCCGGCATGAGCGCCGGATTCAGCGCGAGACGGCCGCGTCCGAATGATGTTGATCGATTCCATCTTTCTCCCGGCAACGGCCATTGTTTGATGGCCCGACAACCTGACGATGCATCCGATTCGCCGGAGGTTGTCGCCTATGAAAAAGAGGTCCGACCGGAAGTCAGAGAGCGCCTTGGTCGTCGCATCGACCTGGTGAGACCCGCCGCCGGAACTGTCTTCCCGAATTTTTCATTCGTTCGCGGTACGGCCAATTCCATTCGCGTGTGGCATCCGCGCGGCCCTGAGCAGATCGAAATCTGGTCTTGGATCTTTGTCGATAAGCTCGCACCGCCTCACGTCAAGGAAGCCGTTCGTCTTGCCGGTCTGCGCAGCTTCGGCCCAGCCGGGACATTCGAGCAAGACGACATCGATAATTGGCAGGAGTGCACTCAGACCGCTCGCGGCGTGGCGTCGCGCAATCATTTCCTCAATATGCAGATGGGATTGGGAAGAGAGCGGTTCGACCAAGAGCTCGGTGCCTGGACCAGCGAGTTTTGCATTAGCGAAAGCAACCACCGTCACTTTTATCGCCGCTGGGCGAAGATGATGGACACAACGGATTGGTCCGACCTCTGA
- a CDS encoding 3-phenylpropionate/cinnamic acid dioxygenase subunit beta, with the protein MKHEVVHDIEQFLYREARLLDECKFQEWLNLLTEDIRYWMPSMGRRYRASSKAITILDPDRYEERELSNESELALLDETKDSLARRIARLDSGMAWAEDPPSRTCHMISNVGVCEGDSDSEMAVHSNFILYRTRGESEQDFYVGSRQDVLRSIGADWKLAYRKIILPQNVLSSKNASNFF; encoded by the coding sequence ATGAAGCACGAAGTCGTACACGATATCGAGCAGTTTTTATACCGAGAAGCCCGCCTTCTGGACGAATGCAAATTCCAGGAATGGCTAAACCTGCTCACCGAGGACATTCGCTATTGGATGCCATCGATGGGGCGCCGATACCGCGCGTCCAGCAAGGCAATAACGATACTAGATCCAGATCGCTACGAAGAGAGGGAGCTTTCAAATGAAAGCGAGTTGGCACTCCTCGACGAAACGAAGGATTCTCTCGCAAGACGGATAGCCCGCCTGGATTCAGGGATGGCGTGGGCAGAGGATCCGCCTTCCCGGACCTGCCACATGATCTCCAATGTCGGTGTTTGCGAAGGAGATTCGGACTCCGAGATGGCCGTGCATTCCAATTTCATCCTCTATCGCACCCGCGGTGAGTCGGAGCAGGACTTCTATGTCGGAAGCCGGCAGGACGTCCTCAGATCCATCGGCGCGGACTGGAAACTTGCCTATCGAAAAATCATCCTACCACAGAACGTTCTTTCATCGAAAAACGCCAGCAACTTCTTCTAG